From Methanomassiliicoccales archaeon, one genomic window encodes:
- a CDS encoding GNAT family N-acetyltransferase yields MRWEHARDITDWHYPGFYSFYDLRNYPEDIEEIFDESKWGTNLFSVLNGKGELLGELSFQEEGNELEIGIAMRPDMVGRGMGKTLLQAGMDFARHRFEFDIFRIGVWKLNGRAIRVYERAGFQSEGEFFNDIEGIEYRFIRMTRRKDL; encoded by the coding sequence ATGCGATGGGAACATGCAAGAGATATCACCGACTGGCACTATCCTGGATTCTACTCATTCTACGATCTAAGAAACTATCCTGAGGACATCGAGGAGATCTTTGATGAAAGTAAATGGGGAACCAACCTATTCTCTGTCCTGAACGGAAAGGGAGAACTGTTAGGGGAACTGTCCTTTCAGGAAGAAGGAAATGAGCTGGAAATTGGCATAGCAATGAGACCAGATATGGTGGGGAGGGGGATGGGTAAAACCCTTCTCCAGGCAGGGATGGATTTCGCAAGGCACAGATTCGAATTCGACATTTTCAGGATTGGAGTATGGAAGCTTAACGGCAGGGCGATAAGGGTTTATGAGAGAGCTGGATTCCAAAGTGAAGGAGAATTCTTCAATGATATTGAGGGAATCGAATATCGATTCATTAGAATGACGAGGAGAAAAGACCTCTAA